Proteins found in one Candidatus Zixiibacteriota bacterium genomic segment:
- the folB gene encoding dihydroneopterin aldolase: MDVIRLNGMVFYGYHGVSAAEKETGRRFEVDCELEVDLAPPGESDSLQDAVDYVAVHRKIKEIVEGKAYSLMESLAANLAQTILNEFPIYRVTLRIRKVIPPIQGTIDNIEIEVTRRQPDTSKILADNENK, from the coding sequence GTCTTCTACGGGTACCACGGCGTCTCTGCCGCCGAGAAGGAGACCGGCCGCCGATTCGAGGTTGATTGCGAACTCGAGGTCGATCTGGCCCCGCCCGGTGAATCGGACAGCCTTCAGGATGCGGTCGATTATGTCGCCGTCCATCGGAAAATCAAGGAAATCGTCGAGGGTAAGGCATATTCCCTGATGGAAAGCCTGGCCGCCAATCTGGCCCAGACTATTCTGAATGAATTCCCGATTTATCGTGTAACCTTGCGAATACGCAAAGTGATTCCGCCGATCCAGGGAACTATTGACAATATCGAAATCGAGGTTACCCGGCGTCAGCCTGATACTTCCAAGATTTTGGCCGATAATGAAAATAAATAG
- a CDS encoding deoxynucleoside kinase, which translates to MSEPNYIALEGVIGAGKTTLARMLAEKIDAELLLDDAMNNPFIVDFYKEKNRYAFSAQLYFLLSRYQQQQSLIVRDLFAQRIVADYTFIRDQIFATVNLSKRELILYERILPLLKADIPPPDLTIYLQTSTPVLLERIKKRNYGFERSIDVDYITELNDAFNYFFFHYDDSPLLVVKTDDIDFVDNRDDFENLVELIKKPITGKKYYVPAGHTMP; encoded by the coding sequence ATGTCCGAACCTAACTATATCGCCCTGGAGGGCGTAATCGGCGCCGGGAAAACCACGCTGGCTCGGATGCTGGCCGAAAAAATTGACGCCGAACTGCTACTTGACGATGCCATGAATAATCCCTTTATCGTCGATTTCTACAAGGAAAAAAACCGTTATGCTTTTTCCGCCCAGTTATATTTTTTGCTAAGCCGCTATCAGCAGCAGCAATCCCTGATCGTCCGTGACCTGTTCGCCCAGAGGATTGTTGCCGATTATACTTTTATCCGCGATCAAATTTTCGCTACTGTCAATCTCAGCAAACGCGAACTCATTCTGTACGAAAGAATCCTGCCCCTTCTCAAGGCCGATATTCCTCCGCCGGATTTGACCATCTATCTTCAAACCTCCACCCCGGTTTTGCTGGAACGGATAAAAAAACGCAATTACGGTTTCGAGCGTTCTATCGATGTTGATTATATCACCGAACTCAACGATGCTTTCAACTACTTCTTTTTTCACTATGATGATTCGCCTCTGCTGGTCGTAAAAACCGATGATATCGACTTTGTTGACAACCGCGATGATTTTGAAAATCTGGTCGAGTTGATTAAAAAGCCGATCACCGGCAAGAAATATTATGTCCCGGCCGGGCATACCATGCCGTAA
- the folK gene encoding 2-amino-4-hydroxy-6-hydroxymethyldihydropteridine diphosphokinase, whose product MSRIVYLGVGSNLGNREANLLRACRLIAEMEGFEHIHCSPIYISEAVDMDRDTPGFLNMVIKGQFAYSAQELLTNLENIEKKIGRESKGDYQPRTIDLDLLLFGDEIIRTDRLQVPHPRMTRRAFVLVPLLNIDPDLLHPESGRRLDSYLKSGEAKSIIIYREIEQPHVRT is encoded by the coding sequence ATGTCCAGAATAGTTTATCTTGGAGTCGGTTCAAACCTCGGTAACCGTGAGGCCAACCTGCTCAGAGCCTGCCGCCTGATTGCGGAGATGGAAGGCTTTGAACATATTCACTGCTCACCCATCTATATCAGCGAGGCGGTTGATATGGACAGGGATACGCCGGGATTTTTGAATATGGTTATCAAGGGCCAATTCGCGTACAGCGCCCAAGAGCTTTTGACCAATCTGGAAAATATTGAGAAAAAAATCGGGCGTGAAAGCAAGGGCGATTACCAGCCCCGGACTATTGATCTTGACCTCCTTCTGTTCGGCGATGAGATCATCAGAACCGATCGTCTGCAGGTGCCGCATCCGAGGATGACCCGGCGAGCTTTTGTCCTGGTGCCGCTTCTCAACATCGATCCGGATCTGCTTCATCCCGAAAGCGGCCGCAGGCTGGATTCATACCTTAAATCCGGAGAGGCTAAAAGCATTATTATTTACAGGGAAATAGAACAACCTCATGTCCGAACCTAA